From the Panthera leo isolate Ple1 chromosome C1, P.leo_Ple1_pat1.1, whole genome shotgun sequence genome, one window contains:
- the LOC122225912 gene encoding thymosin beta-10 has protein sequence MADKPDMGEIASFDKAKLKKTETQEKNTLPTKETIEQEKRSEIS, from the coding sequence ATGGCAGACAAGCCAGACATGGGGGAAATCGCCAGCTTCGATAAGGCCAAGCTGAAGAAAACGGAGACGCAGGAGAAGAACACCCTGCCGACCAAAGAGACCATTGAGCAGGAGAAGCGGAGCGAAATTTCCTAA